A DNA window from Paenibacillus sp. HWE-109 contains the following coding sequences:
- a CDS encoding stalk domain-containing protein — translation MNKLTKGLTSLAVSLTVLAGGFLSPCSAHAAEMDVKVQVNDDLVQFPDAQPYLDGNHATQVPVRFVTEKLGYDVQWHKEGNQIKVVLNNDKHTITLVSGQKEAEIDNNTVMMDTHAEFQDGRVYVPLRFLSNASDIPVQWDASSNIAILSKDGNHHAPDYELFQSTVYSADPAENGGYAALDFLGNPLSIGTVAVDPSVIPLGSKLYIEGYTFNGLPAGGMYAYATDTGGSVKGKHLDIFVPGSQTTLRKFGIQTIKVYKLSN, via the coding sequence TTGAATAAGCTTACAAAAGGGTTAACTAGCCTTGCTGTGTCTTTAACAGTCTTGGCAGGAGGCTTTCTTTCCCCATGTTCCGCCCACGCGGCCGAGATGGATGTGAAAGTGCAAGTCAATGATGATCTGGTGCAATTTCCGGATGCACAGCCCTATCTGGATGGCAATCATGCCACGCAAGTACCCGTTCGTTTCGTAACGGAGAAATTAGGTTATGACGTGCAATGGCACAAAGAAGGCAATCAAATCAAAGTCGTACTGAACAATGACAAGCACACCATCACTTTGGTTTCGGGTCAAAAAGAAGCAGAAATCGATAATAACACCGTCATGATGGATACCCATGCTGAATTCCAAGATGGCCGCGTTTATGTGCCTCTTCGTTTTCTTAGCAATGCTTCCGACATACCCGTTCAGTGGGACGCTAGCAGCAATATAGCGATACTTAGCAAGGATGGCAATCACCATGCACCCGATTATGAACTCTTTCAATCGACGGTCTATTCTGCAGATCCTGCTGAAAATGGCGGATATGCAGCTCTAGATTTTCTCGGCAATCCCCTTTCCATTGGAACTGTAGCTGTTGATCCATCTGTAATCCCGCTTGGATCAAAGCTCTATATAGAAGGTTATACCTTCAATGGGTTACCAGCAGGCGGCATGTATGCCTACGCAACAGATACTGGCGGTTCTGTTAAAGGAAAGCACCTGGATATCTTTGTTCCTGGTTCCCAGACAACATTAAGAAAATTCGGCATCCAAACCATTAAAGTATATAAATTATCAAATTAA
- a CDS encoding anti-sigma factor: MNKPANGCENLEMYAVGGLDPEERAEFERHLQECAACTAELAELIELVDLLPMAVEPVQIPVGMKERVLGHIFNEDSVEVSKEVESGWAVGRKRRETKGSPWKPWIYGGLSAAVLILGVYSYNLQQDNRDLKLRIALLDRPPEAVKVNDVVTLSGTAQDIVAKGLATIVIDAKGTHLLVQAEKLPELKNNEAYQVWLIKGKDTPVNAGTFLTHNGTGGLYYTFDPNNYDTIAITLEPDAHGDKPRGKPILAANLVKS; encoded by the coding sequence ATGAATAAGCCGGCAAACGGATGTGAAAATCTAGAGATGTACGCAGTAGGTGGATTAGACCCGGAAGAGCGGGCTGAATTTGAAAGGCATTTGCAAGAATGTGCGGCATGTACCGCTGAACTGGCCGAGCTTATCGAACTTGTCGACCTTTTGCCGATGGCTGTGGAACCCGTGCAAATTCCCGTAGGTATGAAGGAACGCGTGCTTGGTCACATTTTCAATGAAGATTCTGTAGAGGTGTCCAAAGAAGTAGAAAGTGGATGGGCTGTAGGCCGAAAACGAAGAGAAACCAAAGGAAGTCCATGGAAACCTTGGATTTATGGGGGACTTTCAGCTGCCGTGCTTATTCTAGGTGTTTATAGTTATAATCTGCAGCAGGATAACCGGGATTTGAAGTTACGGATCGCATTGCTGGATCGGCCGCCAGAAGCGGTTAAAGTCAATGACGTTGTCACCTTGAGCGGCACCGCGCAAGATATTGTTGCGAAGGGCTTAGCCACAATCGTGATTGATGCAAAAGGCACCCACCTGCTCGTCCAAGCAGAAAAATTGCCGGAACTGAAAAATAACGAGGCTTATCAAGTGTGGTTGATCAAAGGGAAAGATACCCCAGTCAATGCAGGAACATTCCTGACACACAATGGAACAGGCGGATTATATTATACCTTCGATCCTAATAATTATGACACGATTGCTATCACGCTTGAGCCTGATGCGCATGGGGATAAGCCGAGAGGGAAACCGATATTAGCTGCTAATCTAGTAAAAAGCTAA
- a CDS encoding RNA polymerase sigma factor, whose amino-acid sequence MNGTHTDQELMRQIVAKDADALKFLYEKYEKPIYAFAYRIVQDTMMAEEVVQELFLRIWKAAERYDAEQGKLTSWMFTLSRNIAIDLLRKKQNRTTGQTADIEQLNRIPDMGKSTEEVALDGWRGQEIREALHELNPDQKQVLDLIYYQGYTQQEVSDNQAIPLGTVKSRVRLALKQLKGRLAGVGKEELQG is encoded by the coding sequence CCGATGCGCTCAAATTTCTATATGAGAAGTATGAAAAACCGATCTATGCATTTGCTTACCGCATTGTTCAAGATACGATGATGGCAGAAGAAGTGGTGCAGGAATTATTTCTGCGAATTTGGAAGGCTGCTGAGCGGTACGATGCCGAACAGGGGAAGCTAACCAGTTGGATGTTTACGCTATCTCGCAACATCGCCATCGATTTGCTGCGCAAAAAGCAAAATCGAACCACAGGCCAAACAGCGGATATCGAACAATTAAATCGCATTCCCGACATGGGCAAAAGTACGGAAGAGGTAGCGCTGGATGGCTGGAGAGGGCAAGAAATACGCGAGGCGCTGCATGAGCTTAATCCCGATCAGAAGCAAGTGCTAGATCTTATCTATTATCAGGGCTACACCCAGCAAGAAGTGTCCGATAATCAGGCAATCCCGCTAGGTACGGTGAAAAGCAGAGTGAGGCTGGCCTTGAAGCAATTGAAGGGGCGGCTTGCAGGGGTAGGAAAGGAGGAGCTTCAAGGATGA